In Anguilla rostrata isolate EN2019 chromosome 1, ASM1855537v3, whole genome shotgun sequence, a genomic segment contains:
- the LOC135254681 gene encoding sialomucin core protein 24-like, translating to MKTEQNRETMFWRLMLVTAVALELGSIVVSAAVQCPAHAKCMDCINDRNCMWVKCANASGTSVEFCVNTTDSRAVGCIDVYTCAAPANISTTTENPVTTTNTTETSANVTVTTLTPTPTKRTYTFDAASFIGGIVLVLVLQILIFFIYKFFKFRDINYGTL from the exons ATGAAGACGGAACAAAATCGAGAAACGATGTTCTGGAGACTTATGTTAGTGACAGCAGTGGCTCTCGAGCTTGGAAGTATTGTTGTATCAGCTGCAG tacagtgtccTGCACATGCCAAGTGCATGGACTGTATAAATGACAGAAACTGCATGTGGGTGAAATGTGCAA ATGCTTCTGGAACTTCTGTGGAGTTTTgtgtgaacaccacagacagCCGTGCTGTTGGATGTATAGATGTTtacacctgtgcag CTCCTGCAAACATATCTACAACTACAGAAAATCCTGTGACCACTACTAATACCACAGAGACTTCTGCAA ATGTCACTGTGACCACGcttacccccaccccaaccaaaAGGACATACACCTTTGACGCGGCCAGTTTCATTGGTGGAATTGTACTGGTGCTAGTACTGCAAATCCTGATCTTCTTCATCTACAAGTTCTTCAAGTTCAGAGATATCAACTACGGCACCCTCTGA
- the zbtb24 gene encoding zinc finger and BTB domain-containing protein 24: MADAPPIQNTSHLAIHSKEHRDSILNKFDKLRKKDLLCDITLIVEDVQFKAHKALLAASSEYFSLMFTAEGPVGQSVYRLDGMAARTFGAVLEFIYSASVLVEEGDGGPLLDMARFLEVSELLKAYSDCQGGDGGVSTKPKRKRGRPRKNVTACGAVGTSEPVPGEELEANAASELVQGEGSWEPLVETMEDPVDSDTHAAPSGDTDYDPWARRSRHSKRKIKPPMKLKGYRVGDDVSEPGEPERRKRGRKRKYPNTEARCEDCGKIFKNHLFLKIHQRTHTGEKPFRCFVCGKGFTQKHTLLVHQRMHTGEKPFTCTVCSKALSTKHSLLEHMNLHTDQKSFSCDQCGKTYSQKRQLKSHYRVHTGKPFPECAQCHRKFMDAAQLKKHLRTHTGEKPFTCEICGKCFTAKSTLQTHIRIHRGEKPYVCSVCSKSFSDPSARRRHVASHTGKKPFTCSLCNLSFARLDNLKAHAKTHNKERSAGAMGEVAMAATGPREEVRSVLQLQQYHLPTTMGQEIQLVVTGEVENINFPGQEQGISILSGPEEAVGGGGSGGEGAGQSLTLLTQPSQHVQNLALVSQGDQTLGVLEGGAEQMHVITLTKESMEHLQVHHAQPSAPAQHLHLLQHPPLPHLPVTPAMPSQQQGQAIHISGQTAQPISISQTTQQIPSHHIQGQTYQIQAGTVSYLYTSLAPQT, translated from the exons ATGGCTGATGCTCCTCCAATCCAAAACACTTCCCATCTAGCCATTCACTCGAaagagcacagagactccatCTTGAACAAATTTGACAAGCTCAGGAAAAAGGACcttctgtgtgacatcacactgattGTGGAAGATGTCCAGTTCAAGGCCCATAAGGCCCTTCTTGCGGCCAGCAGTGAGTACTTCTCATTGATGTTCACTGCAGAGGGGCCCGTGGGACAGTCAGTGTACAGGCTGGATGGCATGGCGGCCCGCACCTTTGGAGCTGTGCTGGAGTTCATCTACAGTGCGAGTGTATTGGTGGAGGAAGGAGATGGGGGGCCTCTCCTGGACATGGCACGATTCCTGGAGGTCAGTGAGCTGCTGAAGGCTTACTCAGACTGCcagggaggggatgggggtgtcTCCACCAAACCCAAGCGCAAAAGGGGACGGCCCAGGAAGAATGTGACGGCCTGTGGGGCGGTGGGAACTTCAGAACCTGTCCCGGGAGAAGAGCTGGAGGCCAATGCAGCATCGGAACTGGTACAGGGTGAGGGTTCTTGGGAGCCCCTGGTGGAGACGATGGAGGACCCTGTGGATTCGGACACCCATGCTGCCCCCTCTGGTGACACGGACTATGACCCCTGGGCCAGGCGCAGCCGCCACAGCAAACGCAAAATCAAACCACCGATGAAGCTGAAGGGCTACCGGGTTGGAGATGATGTATCAGAGCCAGGCGAGCCAGAGCGGAGGAAAAggggcaggaagaggaagtacCCTAACACTGAGGCGCGATGCGAGGATTGCGGGAAGATCTTCAAGAACCACCTCTTCCTAAAAATACACCAAAGgactcacacag gtgaaaagcccttcaggtgttttgtttgtgggaaGGGCTTCACTCAGAAGCATACCCTGCTGGTCCACCAGCGCATGCACACTGGTGAGAAGCCTTTCACCTGCACAGTGTGCTCCAAGGCCCTGTCCACCAAACACTCCCTGCTGGAACACATGAACCTGCACACAG ACCAGAAATCTTTCAGCTGTGATCAATGTGGAAAGACATACAGCCAGAAGAGACAGCTGAAGAGCCATTATAGAGTGCACACAG GCAAACCTTTTCCAGAGTGTGCACAATGTCACCGTAAGTTTATGGATGCGGCACAGCTGAAGAAACATCTTAGAacgcacacag GCGAGAAACCTTTTACCTGTGAGATCTGTGGGAAGTGCTTCACCGCCAAGAGTaccctgcagacacacatcAGGATTCACAG GGGGGAGAAGCCATACGTGTGCAGTGTATGCAGTAAGTCCTTCTCCGACCCCAGTGCCCGAAGGCGCCACGTGGCCTCTCATACGGGCAAGAAGCCCTTTACCTGCTCACTCTGCAACCTGTCCTTTGCTCGCCTGGACAACCTTAAAGCCCACGCCAAGACCCACAACAAGGAGAGGTCCGCTGGGGCCATGGGTGAGGTTGCCATGGCGGCCACCGGGCCTAGGGAGGAAGTGCGAAGTGTCCTGCAGTTGCAACAGTATCACCTCCCCACCACCATGGGACAGGAGATCCAGCTGGTGGTCACAGGCGAGGTGGAGAACATCAATTTCCCAGGGCAGGAGCAGGGCATCAGCATCCTCAGCGGGCCAGAGGAGGCAGTGGGTGGCGGTGGCAGTGGTGGTGAGGGGGCGGGTCAAAGCCTTACCCTCCTCACTCAGCCCTcacagcatgtgcaaaacctggCCCTGGTCTCCCAGGGCGATCAGACCCTGGGTGTGCTGGAGGGTGGGGCCGAGCAGATGCACGTCATCACCCTGACTAAGGAGTCTATGGAGCACCTGCAGGTCCACCACGCACAGCCCTCAGCTCCTGCCCAGCACCTCCATTTGTTGCagcacccacccctccctcatCTGCCCGTCACACCGGCAATGCCCTcccagcagcagggccaggcCATTCACATCAGCGGCCAGACGGCACAGCCAATCTCCATCAGCCAGACCACCCAGCAGATCCCCAGCCACCACATCCAGGGTCAGACGTACCAGATTCAGGCTGGAACCGTTTCCTACCTCTACACCAGCCTGGCCCCACAGACCTGA